A single genomic interval of Arachis duranensis cultivar V14167 chromosome 7, aradu.V14167.gnm2.J7QH, whole genome shotgun sequence harbors:
- the LOC107496360 gene encoding uncharacterized protein LOC107496360 isoform X1, which translates to MKKGKVVRSDDEAEGDTELNSVSNYHLEDEDSEPVSFAALPIQWGNKAVKNSGRTEERVFLHGSTDEGLKAVMVQVTAWRFDLSRAKPVISLLLSKEKRWIELKKPRNSYLDTIRTILITVHFLHLVKRNPKTSANSVWGNMFKNREFSLSKSKPSEKDLLDHMHLIDEAAKRDGVLAKSQLLLTVLKAKVGNKNLSSKEAKDLVQPASILDDIDKGVNKASEESEEEDDSSHEVCVICDDGGNLTCCEGPCMRSFHARKMDGKESKCASLGFAQKERIPSFYCKNCLYNQHQCFACGELGSSDKVKGAEVIKCASATCEYFYHPHCVAKLLSQINNHDAEELERNISGANSFTCPVHYCCVCKEVENVMKPELQLAVCRRCPKSYHRKCLPREIAFEDDDDDDVITRAWEGLLPNKRILIYCLNHDIDEILGTPLRDHIKFPDEEDTVQEINNNNGKMKPATKEGVRPNKKNGDVDNGKSSCSTENVNRSKVTVKLSPGEVGSKKSPEKTSSGSNIAKKPEANRKSGCLTKDTTGSKATPKRSAGKGGGKNNTGKKTSHSNITKQPKANGKPSPGEVFAKNSSEKAISGSTIAKQPKANGKSGSGLTENSATISKKSEMSEDSQPIRALLVKDSKQTNAVSKGKPPLLSLLKHKAIAKELREQQSGQHRVVEMESPNAECLPADVNTDDNCGDNIMPSQEPPKSPDGEKDQASVNGHRKRSSHHFKDDQDNQEGPECKKSKPEKTSSTKRKHSDENDGSGVSVVSSAKRQTVEELHREEEDQCQIESNTRQSVGNMAYNYARPVSAFESSYKATPADVDEENRISVLYGFAAGPNVEYASTHSAGWIDDDDDDDDDDDDE; encoded by the exons ATGAAAAAGGGTAAGGTGGTACGTTCAGATGACGAGGCTGAGGGTGACACCGAGCTTAACTCTGTGTCTAATTACCATCTTGAAGATGAAGATTCTGAGCCAGTTTCTTTTGCTGCATTGCCAATTCAATGGGGTAATAAAGCTGTCAAGAATTCTGGTCGAACTGAAGAGAGGGTGTTCCTACATGGCTCTACGGATGAGGGGCTGAAGGCAGTTATGGTGCAGGTCACAGCATGGAGATTTGATCTTTCTAGAGCGAAACCTGTGATATCATTGCTATTATCAAAAGAGAAAAGGTGGATTGAGCTGAAGAAGCCAAGGAATAGCTATCTTGATACTATAAGGACCATTCTGATCACCGTTCACTTCCTGCATCTAGTAAAGAGAAATCCCAAGACATCAGCCAATTCTGTCTGGGGTAACATGTTTAAGAATAGGGAATTTAG CTTATCTAAGTCTAAGCCTTCAGAAAAAGATTTGCTGGACCATATGCATTTAATTGATGAAGCTGCCAAAAGAGATGGTGTCTTAGCTAAGTCCCAG CTTTTGCTCACCGTTTTGAAGGCGAAAGTGGGGAATAAAAATCTTTCTAGCAAG gAAGCTAAAGATTTGGTACAGCCTGCATCTATACTTGATGATATTGACAAGGGCGTAAATAAAGCTAGTGAAGAGTCTGAAGAAGAGGATGATTCGTCTCATGAAGTTTGTGTGATTTGTGATGATGGTGGTAATCTTACATG TTGTGAAGGACCATGCATGAGATCATTTCATGCGAGAAAGATGGATGGTAAAGAATCTAAGTGTGCTTCTCTTGGTTTCGCTCAGAAGGAG CGGATCCCGAGCTTTTATTGTAAGAACTGTTTATATAATCAGCATCAGTGCTTTGCATGTGGCGAGCTGGGATCGTCTGATAAAGTTAAGGGTGCTGAG GTCATTAAATGTGCTTCTGCAACCTGTGAATACTTCTATCATCCACATTGTGTTGCCAAGTTACTTTCCCAGATAAATAATCATGATGCAGAGGAGCTTGAGAGAAACATTTCGGGCGCAAATTCTTTCACCTGTCCCGTTCATTATTGCTGTGTCTGTAAAGAAGTTGAAAATGTAATGAAACCTGAGCTGCAATTGGCTGTTTGTAGACGTTGTCCAAAATCATATCACCGCAAATGTTTGCCAAG AGAGATTGCTtttgaggatgatgatgatgatgatgttatcACAAGGGCTTGGGAAGGTCTTTTGCCAAACAAACGCATTCTTATTTATTGCCT GAATCATGATATTGATGAAATATTAGGGACCCCTCTAAGAGATCATATAAAATTCCCCGATGAAGAAGATACTGTCCAagaaattaataacaataatgggaAGATGAAGCCTGCAACCAAAGAGGGAGTTAGGCCAAATAAGAAAAATGGTGATGTAGATAATGGAAAATCCAGTTGTTCGACGGAAAATGTCAACAGATCTAAAGTGACTGTAAAGCTGTCTCCTGGAGAAGTTGGTAGCAAGAAGAGTCCTGAAAAGACGAGTTCTGGTTCAAATATTGCAAAGAAACCAGAAGCTAATAGAAAATCCGGTTGTTTGACCAAGGATACTACTGGATCTAAAGCGACTCCAAAGCGCTCTGCTGGGAAAGGTGGTGGCAAGAACAATACTGGAAAGAAGACTTCCCATTCAAATATTACAAAGCAACCAAAAGCTAATGGAAAGCCATCTCCTGGGGAAGTTTTTGCAAAGAACAGTTCTGAAAAGGCAATCTCTGGTTCGACTATTGCGAAGCAACCAAAAGCTAATGGAAAATCCGGTTCTGGTTTGACTGAAAATAGCGCAACGATTTCAAAGAAATCTGAAATGTCCGAGGATAGCCAGCCCATACGAGCTCTTTTGGTGAAGGATTCCAAGCAAACTAATGCAGTTAGTAAGGGAAAGCCACCCCTACTGTCCCTTTTGAAACACAAGGCTATAGCCAAGGAGCTACGTGAGCAGCAATCTGGCCAACATCGAGTTGTAGAGATGGAAAGCCCCAATGCTGAATGTTTGCCTGCTGATGTGAATACGGATGATAATTGTGGGGACAACATCATGCCAAGCCAAGAACCCCCAAAGTCACCTGATGGTGAAAAAGACCAAGCATCCGTGAATGGACACAGGAAAAGAAGCTCACATCATTTTAAGGATGACCAAGATAACCAAGAGGGACCTGAATGTAAGAAGAGCAAGCCTGAGAAGACATCGTCAACCAAAAGGAAACACAGCGACGAAAATGATGGAAGTGGCGTCAGTGTGGTCTCATCAGCCAAAAGGCAGACTGTAGAGGAGCTACATAGGGAGGAGGAGGATCAGTGCCAGATAGAGTCAAATACAAGGCAAAGTGTTGGCAACATGGCATATAATTATGCCAGACCAGTTTCAGCATTTGAGTCATCTTATAAAGCGACTCCTGCAGATGTTGATGAGGAAAATAGGATATCCGTGCTTTATGGTTTTGCAGCTGGTCCTAACGTTGAATATGCCAGCACGCATTCAGCAGGTtggattgatgatgatgatgatgatgatgatgatgatgatgatgagtag
- the LOC107496360 gene encoding uncharacterized protein LOC107496360 isoform X2: MKKGKVVRSDDEAEGDTELNSVSNYHLEDEDSEPVSFAALPIQWGNKAVKNSGRTEERVFLHGSTDEGLKAVMVQVTAWRFDLSRAKPVISLLLSKEKRWIELKKPRNSYLDTIRTILITVHFLHLVKRNPKTSANSVWGNMFKNREFSLSKSKPSEKDLLDHMHLIDEAAKRDGVLAKSQLLLTVLKAKVGNKNLSSKEAKDLVQPEESEEEDDSSHEVCVICDDGGNLTCCEGPCMRSFHARKMDGKESKCASLGFAQKERIPSFYCKNCLYNQHQCFACGELGSSDKVKGAEVIKCASATCEYFYHPHCVAKLLSQINNHDAEELERNISGANSFTCPVHYCCVCKEVENVMKPELQLAVCRRCPKSYHRKCLPREIAFEDDDDDDVITRAWEGLLPNKRILIYCLNHDIDEILGTPLRDHIKFPDEEDTVQEINNNNGKMKPATKEGVRPNKKNGDVDNGKSSCSTENVNRSKVTVKLSPGEVGSKKSPEKTSSGSNIAKKPEANRKSGCLTKDTTGSKATPKRSAGKGGGKNNTGKKTSHSNITKQPKANGKPSPGEVFAKNSSEKAISGSTIAKQPKANGKSGSGLTENSATISKKSEMSEDSQPIRALLVKDSKQTNAVSKGKPPLLSLLKHKAIAKELREQQSGQHRVVEMESPNAECLPADVNTDDNCGDNIMPSQEPPKSPDGEKDQASVNGHRKRSSHHFKDDQDNQEGPECKKSKPEKTSSTKRKHSDENDGSGVSVVSSAKRQTVEELHREEEDQCQIESNTRQSVGNMAYNYARPVSAFESSYKATPADVDEENRISVLYGFAAGPNVEYASTHSAGWIDDDDDDDDDDDDE, translated from the exons ATGAAAAAGGGTAAGGTGGTACGTTCAGATGACGAGGCTGAGGGTGACACCGAGCTTAACTCTGTGTCTAATTACCATCTTGAAGATGAAGATTCTGAGCCAGTTTCTTTTGCTGCATTGCCAATTCAATGGGGTAATAAAGCTGTCAAGAATTCTGGTCGAACTGAAGAGAGGGTGTTCCTACATGGCTCTACGGATGAGGGGCTGAAGGCAGTTATGGTGCAGGTCACAGCATGGAGATTTGATCTTTCTAGAGCGAAACCTGTGATATCATTGCTATTATCAAAAGAGAAAAGGTGGATTGAGCTGAAGAAGCCAAGGAATAGCTATCTTGATACTATAAGGACCATTCTGATCACCGTTCACTTCCTGCATCTAGTAAAGAGAAATCCCAAGACATCAGCCAATTCTGTCTGGGGTAACATGTTTAAGAATAGGGAATTTAG CTTATCTAAGTCTAAGCCTTCAGAAAAAGATTTGCTGGACCATATGCATTTAATTGATGAAGCTGCCAAAAGAGATGGTGTCTTAGCTAAGTCCCAG CTTTTGCTCACCGTTTTGAAGGCGAAAGTGGGGAATAAAAATCTTTCTAGCAAG gAAGCTAAAGATTTGGTACAGCC TGAAGAGTCTGAAGAAGAGGATGATTCGTCTCATGAAGTTTGTGTGATTTGTGATGATGGTGGTAATCTTACATG TTGTGAAGGACCATGCATGAGATCATTTCATGCGAGAAAGATGGATGGTAAAGAATCTAAGTGTGCTTCTCTTGGTTTCGCTCAGAAGGAG CGGATCCCGAGCTTTTATTGTAAGAACTGTTTATATAATCAGCATCAGTGCTTTGCATGTGGCGAGCTGGGATCGTCTGATAAAGTTAAGGGTGCTGAG GTCATTAAATGTGCTTCTGCAACCTGTGAATACTTCTATCATCCACATTGTGTTGCCAAGTTACTTTCCCAGATAAATAATCATGATGCAGAGGAGCTTGAGAGAAACATTTCGGGCGCAAATTCTTTCACCTGTCCCGTTCATTATTGCTGTGTCTGTAAAGAAGTTGAAAATGTAATGAAACCTGAGCTGCAATTGGCTGTTTGTAGACGTTGTCCAAAATCATATCACCGCAAATGTTTGCCAAG AGAGATTGCTtttgaggatgatgatgatgatgatgttatcACAAGGGCTTGGGAAGGTCTTTTGCCAAACAAACGCATTCTTATTTATTGCCT GAATCATGATATTGATGAAATATTAGGGACCCCTCTAAGAGATCATATAAAATTCCCCGATGAAGAAGATACTGTCCAagaaattaataacaataatgggaAGATGAAGCCTGCAACCAAAGAGGGAGTTAGGCCAAATAAGAAAAATGGTGATGTAGATAATGGAAAATCCAGTTGTTCGACGGAAAATGTCAACAGATCTAAAGTGACTGTAAAGCTGTCTCCTGGAGAAGTTGGTAGCAAGAAGAGTCCTGAAAAGACGAGTTCTGGTTCAAATATTGCAAAGAAACCAGAAGCTAATAGAAAATCCGGTTGTTTGACCAAGGATACTACTGGATCTAAAGCGACTCCAAAGCGCTCTGCTGGGAAAGGTGGTGGCAAGAACAATACTGGAAAGAAGACTTCCCATTCAAATATTACAAAGCAACCAAAAGCTAATGGAAAGCCATCTCCTGGGGAAGTTTTTGCAAAGAACAGTTCTGAAAAGGCAATCTCTGGTTCGACTATTGCGAAGCAACCAAAAGCTAATGGAAAATCCGGTTCTGGTTTGACTGAAAATAGCGCAACGATTTCAAAGAAATCTGAAATGTCCGAGGATAGCCAGCCCATACGAGCTCTTTTGGTGAAGGATTCCAAGCAAACTAATGCAGTTAGTAAGGGAAAGCCACCCCTACTGTCCCTTTTGAAACACAAGGCTATAGCCAAGGAGCTACGTGAGCAGCAATCTGGCCAACATCGAGTTGTAGAGATGGAAAGCCCCAATGCTGAATGTTTGCCTGCTGATGTGAATACGGATGATAATTGTGGGGACAACATCATGCCAAGCCAAGAACCCCCAAAGTCACCTGATGGTGAAAAAGACCAAGCATCCGTGAATGGACACAGGAAAAGAAGCTCACATCATTTTAAGGATGACCAAGATAACCAAGAGGGACCTGAATGTAAGAAGAGCAAGCCTGAGAAGACATCGTCAACCAAAAGGAAACACAGCGACGAAAATGATGGAAGTGGCGTCAGTGTGGTCTCATCAGCCAAAAGGCAGACTGTAGAGGAGCTACATAGGGAGGAGGAGGATCAGTGCCAGATAGAGTCAAATACAAGGCAAAGTGTTGGCAACATGGCATATAATTATGCCAGACCAGTTTCAGCATTTGAGTCATCTTATAAAGCGACTCCTGCAGATGTTGATGAGGAAAATAGGATATCCGTGCTTTATGGTTTTGCAGCTGGTCCTAACGTTGAATATGCCAGCACGCATTCAGCAGGTtggattgatgatgatgatgatgatgatgatgatgatgatgatgagtag
- the LOC107496319 gene encoding probable long-chain-alcohol O-fatty-acyltransferase 5 yields the protein MKLVNLAYLPHPLGGYSFSNWKQVPFNGFPPNRGLFHFGQFPYMIFSIHMHIISDIRNILLTMQNMLGPKCKELEGEIKSLMKVWFSIIASLCYCYFISSNIPKGKLRLLSLTPVLCLFTFLPLQLSYVLPTGITAFLITWLTSFKLILFTFDLGPLSSNPPKSLPFFLSFACLPLRGITQNQNQPYPSNQTHQNHSKVNVRKEKLHFIIFPIKALLFGVLLMGLNDHKQKIDHTVIIGLYCILVFLLVDIVVGLCNIVANAALGIELELPSNEPYLSTSLQEFWGRRWNLIVTYLLRHTIYIPVRTALSRTVLGPQWASVPGVMASFVVSGIMHELLFYYVTRAAPTWEVTCFFVLHGVCVVVELCVMKWLGHKGMLHWAISGPVTVVFVVATAACLFFPPLLRDGADERALEEFRNLVDCIKETF from the coding sequence ATGAAATTAGTAAATCTTGCCTACCTACCACATCCACTTGGTGGTTATAGTTTCTCCAATTGGAAGCAGGTACCATTTAATGGTTTCCCTCCTAATAGGGGACTTTTCCATTTTGGTCAATTCCCATATATGATATTCAGTATTCACATGCACATAATTTCAGACATTAGGAACATATTACTCACTATGCAAAATATGTTGGGCCCAAAATGCAAGGAATTGGAAGGAGAAATCAAGAGCTTAATGAAGGTATGGTTTTCAATCATAGCCTCACTATGTTACTGTTATTTCATATCATCAAATATACCAAAAGGAAAGTTAAGGCTTCTCAGCCTCACACCAGTTTTGTGTCTCTTCACCTTCCTTCCACTTCAACTCTCCTATGTCCTCCCAACAGGTATCACTGCCTTCTTGATTACATGGCTCACAAGCTTCAAGCTCATCCTTTTCACCTTTGACTTGGGCCCACTCTCTTCAAACCCACCAAAGTCTCTTCCTTTCTTCCTCTCCTTTGCTTGCCTACCCCTTAGAGGGATCACCCAAAACCAAAATCAACCATACCCATCTAACCAAACTCACCAAAATCACTCAAAAGTCAATGTAAGAAAGGAAAAGCTTCATTTCATTATTTTCCCTATCAAGGCCTTGCTTTTTGGGGTATTATTGATGGGCCTTAATGACCACAAACAAAAGATTGACCACACAGTTATTATTGGCCTATATTGCATCCTTGTTTTTCTATTGGTAGATATTGTTGTGGGACTTTGTAACATTGTGGCCAATGCTGCACTTGGGATTGAGCTAGAACTACCCTCTAATGAGCCTTACTTGTCCACTTCATTGCAAGAATTCTGGGGAAGGAGGTGGAACCTCATTGTAACATATCTTCTTAGACACACTATATACATTCCTGTGAGAACTGCACTGTCCAGGACGGTATTGGGCCCCCAATGGGCCTCAGTGCCCGGAGTCATGGCGTCTTTCGTGGTGTCCGGGATAATGCACGAGCTGTTGTTCTATTACGTCACACGTGCCGCTCCCACGTGGGAGGTCACGTGCTTCTTTGTCTTGCATGGGGTGTGTGTGGTTGTGGAGTTGTGTGTGATGAAGTGGTTGGGACACAAAGGGATGCTACATTGGGCTATTTCAGGGCCCGTCACGGTGGTGTTTGTGGTGGCCACCGCCGCATGTCTCTTCTTTCCGCCGCTGTTGCGTGATGGGGCTGATGAGAGAGCCTTGGAGGAGTTCAGGAATTTAGTTGATTGTATAAAggaaacattttaa
- the LOC107496378 gene encoding V-type proton ATPase subunit e1 — protein MGFLVTTLIFLVVGIIACLCTRICCNRGPSTNLFHLTLVITATICCWMMWAIVYLAQMNPLIVPVLNEGE, from the exons ATGGGGTTCTTGGTCACGACGCTGATCTTCTTGGTCGTTGGAATCATTGCGTGCCTTTGCACCCGAATTTGCTGCAACCGAGGACCCTCCACTAATCT ATTTCACCTTACTTTGGTTATTACTGCCACAATATGTTGCTGGATGAT GTGGGCAATCGTATATCTGGCACAGATGAACCCTCTCATAGTACCTGTGCTGAATGAGGGTGAATAA